Genomic DNA from uncultured Desulfuromusa sp.:
ACGATAATACGTAGACCCCTGAGAAGCAGTTAACCCCAACCATATATTTGTCGTTTCCGGCAAATTAAGTCCGCTGATATTCGCTGTTATTGTGTGGGCTGTTGAGTTTGTCTCGTCAAACTGAGATGATGACCAGAGCAGATCGCCGGGCTCACCGGCGTTGTCTTCATAGACCATCAGAATAAATTCACCTTCCCCAACAGTTGCATTAATGGATACAGGCTGGCCAGAACAGCCGAGTTCAAACATAGTGACTTCATGATAAGCCCCGGTTGACGGGGTTGATGGTGCATATGCTGTCTGAGTACCAATGATCCCAGAACATGTGTTTGCAGCGGCATCTTGCGTGTATGCCCCACTGACAACCAGAACTCCGTTTGCAGTTTTAAAGCTCACTGTCTCGGATGTTGATGCAACAACAACATCACCACTACTAAGAGTTGCCGGATCAGGGGTTGTGGTTGTTTCCGTTATCGTCAGTGATCCACCTCCCAGTAATCCATCACTATCAGTCATTTGATTTACATCAAACGTAGCAGGGAAACACACGCCGGAATTAGTCGTCCATATTTCTGTCGCTGTTTCGCACGTTGCCTGCGTTTTGTACTGAGTATCTGAGCAAATTCCACATGCGACCAGCCTAACAATATCCCCGACATTAACCCCATAATCTAAATATGCAGCACTCCCAGCAGATGAAATATTAAATTTTAGATTGAGAGCGGTTTGTTGGGCTGTACTGACCGGTTTGTCTGCATCACTGGTATTGTCGACGTTTCCCAGTCCCACTTGGGCAGATGTAACGCTGTGTGGGTTGGCTGTGCTGCTGGTATGATTGGTTAGGTCCGTGGCTGGTGCTCCACCCAGATCGGCAGCAGTCAAAGGAACCCCGGCGACTTGATAGCCATCTACAGTGGGAAGGTTGACTGCGGTCAGTGCCAATCCGGCAACAGGTGTCCATGTTTCGGTGTTGGCCTCGCATGTTGTTTGATCGGTGTATTGCGTATCGGAACAATAGCCGACGTCGACAACGGCAACGACATCACCAATATTGAGCCCGGTGTCAAGCAGTGCGGCGGTGCCTGCATCAGCGGCATTAAGTTTTGCATCAAGTGCGGTTTGTTGGGCTGTGGAAACCGGTTTGTCTGCATCGCTGGTATTGTCAACATTGCCGAGGCCCACCTGTGCGGGGGTAACGCTGTGGGGATTGGCTGTGCTGCCGGTATGGGTGTTGAGGTTGCCCTGGACAGCTGCCGCCGATCCTGCGGGGTCGGCACCGACCTGTGCCGGGGTGTAATCGCCGGTTTGCGTAACAATCGCCCCGGTGCGTCCAAAGACGGAATCAACAGCCCCTGTGCCGTCCTGGCCGTCTATGCCGTTGCAGACATAGCCGGTCGTGAGGATCTCGCCGGGTTCGAGGACACCGCTGGCGTCGGCATCGAGACCTGTATCAATTTTGACTCCACCGGCTGCACAATTTTCCCCTGCAGATTCAGTCGTCAGCCCAATCAAGCTGGTTATGCCATCGTCACCGGGTGGCCCTGCTGGCAGATACGTGGGGTTTCTGACATCGCCAAGCTCAATATGGACTGTACCACCCTGACCATCATTAGCCGCCGGGTCCCAGGCGACGATCACAGCATCGTCCGGAGCGGATGCTTGCGGAGTGTCGATGTCTGGATCATACCAGCGCTTGGTCGTCACATCAGCATAGGCTGGAGACGCCAGCAAAACGATGATGAGTAACAATCTGATTATTGCCATGTCCAAAAACCTCCCGTTTCGTCGGTCAAAATGTTTCCGTCTTCGTCGGTGATGTATTCTCCGTCCGGCAATTCCTCATCTGCGGCCAGCAGCGGCAGAGCAACCGGATCGGACTGCGGATAAAACACGTCAGCCAGGTTGACTCGAATCATAGCCATGAGAAACCCACCCCTATTTTATTGACCGCACCTTGTTTAATAACAGCCCACTTTCCAGTTGATATCCTTCTTGCAAGAACGCCCCACCTCTGTTTAGCCCCTGTGGACATTGCCGCAATCGTGGTCGGCGATATTTCCAGCAAAAGATCGGTTCCGGAGACAACGACGGCTTCGATTTGGCCGATCTGAGCTGCCGTTGTCATGTCTATGACTTGAACCCGAAACTCATAGTCCGATAGATCTTCAATTCCCGGTGGCAGAGTTAACGGCAGTGTTTCCGTCCAATACTGACCAGGTGTCACTTCAATATCTTCTCTTTGCATTTTCAAAGCCCTTTTGATGAGGGTTTAACGTTTGTTTAAATCAGAGCCCATTCTTCGGCCCAGATGGTTTCGATATCGTATTCACCGGCTTCAATACGTGGCCAGCAAGCTTCTTCGCAATCAAAACATTTGTCAGAGTGATCGCTAAATGCTTGACCTAAAGCAGTAAATTCAGCAGCAGTCAGGTTGCGACGTACATCATCTGCAAATTTCCATCGCACCGATGTTCTGAGTCCGGCAGTAATAGCAAGTCCGATCTGGGTTGTTTTTGATTGCGCCCGGTCATCACTATGAACCGGAAAACCGTTGTATTCGTAGCCACCGGTTTCAACCTGCCAGCGTTTTTTTGCCAGTCGTGATTTTGCTTCTGCAATTAACTCTGCTGCCGTTTTAACTTTTGCGACCGCCTGACCGGCACTGATTTCATAACGCTCGACAAACTGATGATGAGTAATATTTATCGGCAGCGAGAACCATGCAAGCTGCTGATCCGGATATCGTGCATCGATACGCTCAAATATTTTTTGATGTTGCCCCGGTGATTTGATCCCGCCGCGAACGTGGACAACAACATCAGTGCTCTGCTCATAAACAACCAAAGTGCTCATTATTGTCCTCCCTGGAATGCCAAATATTTCATGTCTCCGGGGATGGCTGCTGTGCCACCTGATGTTTGTAGCTCAATATCCCGCAACGTTGCTGTGGCAACGGCATTGAATCTAAACCGATGTCGCCCGCTGGTCAGTGTTGGCGTCACAAACTCTTGATACATCTCTGTCAACCATTTAAATGCAACCATAGTTGTCGAGTTATTCGTGCTGCCAGGTGTATAGGGTTGATTAATCAAATTAGCAAAACCGGTCGGTGCCGCTGTGTTTGTGACGTTATCGTCGTCAAGAAATCCAGCAGCAATGATCAGCGCACCTTCTGTTTGAGCTGTAATTTCAGGGGAATTTGGCATGCCGCTGCTACCGGCTGCAAAAACCGATATCGCATCCAACGTATCAGCATGGACGCCGCGCAGAGTGACGGCAATAAATGTTGAGTTTTGGTCTGGCAGTCCGCCGTCGTCAACAAAAGAATATGTTGTCGGCGATGTTGCACCGACGCGTTGATAAACGCAGACAGCACACATATTTTGTGATGTTGAGTTTAAAACTGTTGTCCATCCGGCGGGAACGTTATGTGCATCTTGCCGGTCTTTTGTCAGAAAAACGAAAATGACATCATCCTCGGCAGACGATGGCAAGGTATAGCTTGCTGAGCCGTCTCCGTCATAGTCGGATGTCGAATCAACAATGGTGATATCGGACCCGTCTGCCGGTTTGATTGCCAATGTTGCCGATCGCCAATCATCAGATCCTGACCCACTAAAAGCTGCGGGGTTGATATATCCAGGGTCGCTTGTTTTTGTCCCTAGCAGGGTTTCAGACCCCCATGCTGACCCTGTCCATGATGAGTAATAAACACCGACATTCCCAGCCCCGGATAAACGACAAATCATTTTTATGACGTCATCAACTGAGCGATCCGTGGTTGAATCATAATAAGTATCGCCAACTGCGAGCGCTGTGTTTTTTGTCAATTCGATGGCCGTTGCCCCGGAAAATTGCAGCTCACCGGTCGGCATAAACCCTTCCCGCGTGATCATTTCTGCTTTTAAAACCAGCTTTTGATCATCAGATTGTAGAGCTGATGCGTACAACGTGTTGTCATCTAAAAACAGAAAAACCCGGATATCATCTGTTGTGAAATCATATTCAAAATCCTGGTAGACCCCGCTGGACGCGATACCATCTTCCATGCGACTGACGGAATCGACAAGAACCCCGCCAATTGAGAATCTGACCCCGTTGCTACCAATCTCCGCATAATCGCCATTTTCCAGTGTTGACCGGATACCGCCGGATGTGAGTTCGATAAGTGATTGCAGGGCGGTTGCTGTTGCATCTGCATTGTCTACAGGCTTAGTCCCTCCGTCATCGGTTATATCAGACCAATCAGTGGATTGGTTGCTCTGGACACCAACGGAGAAGCTCTCTTCGTCACTCCATGCGCTTGCAAAACCGTCTTTAGATAAAGCTCGGCATTGAACACTATAGGCAAGAGATGGAGTTAAACCCGTTATAATTGCTGGATTTCCAACGACAATAGACCACCCGTCATTACTGCCAATAGATTGGTAGCGAACCTCGTATTTATGTGCAGGAACACGCCCACCGATTGGTGATAGGGACACTAGGATTGAATAAGACATGCTCCCATCCGCTGTCAGTGTTGCGGACTCTGTGCTTATTGACGTAATAGATGGGATATCCGGTATCGTTATAGCTGAATCCACAGGAACGCTTATGCCTGGATCGTAGTCTGGTATCGTTGATAAATCCGCGGCCCACACTTCAGGGGCCGCATCGACATAGTAAATTCGTGCCGTTAAATCTTCAGACTTTTCAATGTGGTGGATTATTTTCAAACTTGTTTCTTGGTCTGACTCACCAAACATTGCCAGATCTTCAATTTCAGGAGCGTCAGCGATGGCTATTGATGTTTCAAAAACTAAAGTATTTGTCTCACCAACATCAAGAGTAACAGCGCGGTAAATATCACCACCGGAGGATAATCTAAACCTAAGTGCGTATGTTTTGCCTGTTTCCATTGTGACAGTTTCATCGAGAGTCACAGCAATAGCGTCGCCCGTGGTCGCGTGGTAAAAAACCTCTTTTACCCGCCCACTGTACAGCCCGTGCATGGCAACATCATCAGTGACGCGGATAAGATCCCCGCGGGTACAGACAAGATGTTCAACATCGACCATGCGACTGTGCATCTCTGGTCGTAACTGCGCCACGGCGAGGTAATACCGGCCTTGCTTATAGGCTTGAGAATGCTCAGTTATCCCTAGCGTTTCGATTTTATCGATGCGGGTCGCTGTGGCTTCGGTGTAACCGTCATTCGGGACAAATATCTGTTCCTGCCGGTATCCTGCGGAGGCGTCGATATAGTTGACGTAGACTCCGTGGATCTCATCGAAAGACTTTGACCCGTCAACGTCCCAACTGTTTCTTGGGGTCAGCCATTGCTTAACCCCGCGCTCTTCAATAACTGCGGTGTCTCTGACAACTGAGTGGAGCCCGTCTTTGTTGGCATAGCTTGCCCGTCCAATGGCAGCTATATTGCGGACCATCTCAAACGGAGACGTTCTCGCTGTTTGCACGGCATTATAAAAGTACCCGTAGAGGTCTGTTTCTTCCGCCCATTCTTGCAATTCCGTCAAGTCAAGCCGACTGTCAGCAAGGGGCGATTTCATCGGGCTACCCTGGAATACGTGCCGATATAACGCGGCTGGCTGACTGGTAGGCTGTTCAACCCACTCTGTCCCCGTCCATGCGGGGCAAATACTTTTAGCGACACAGTTGTATTGGTCGATAATGTTTTGGAGCTGGTCTGTCGCCTTAATTCTGAGCGCAACTTTGGCAACGCCAGAAACAGCTATAGGATCGCTGTTTTCAATAGAGCGCAATGTTGACCATGTTGCTGTGTCGTAAATGGTTTGCGTTTCAAGAGGATCGGCAGTGACCCTCCTGACTCTAATATCGTATTGACCATTT
This window encodes:
- a CDS encoding DUF4376 domain-containing protein, whose amino-acid sequence is MSTLVVYEQSTDVVVHVRGGIKSPGQHQKIFERIDARYPDQQLAWFSLPINITHHQFVERYEISAGQAVAKVKTAAELIAEAKSRLAKKRWQVETGGYEYNGFPVHSDDRAQSKTTQIGLAITAGLRTSVRWKFADDVRRNLTAAEFTALGQAFSDHSDKCFDCEEACWPRIEAGEYDIETIWAEEWALI